Genomic window (Pradoshia sp. D12):
GGGTGATGAGATCAAAATGCTTCTCGCTCAGGAGGAGGCAGCAGTCGGGCTGGTTTGGTCCGGTGATGCAGCTGATATTATGTGGGATAATGAAAACATTGATTATGTAGTGCCGGAAGAAGGCTCTAATCTCTGGTTTGATAATATGGTTATTCCGAAAACATCCAAAAATGTGGACGGAGCACACCAATTCATTAACTTCATGCTGGATCCTGAAAATGCTGCTCAAAACGCAGACTATGTAGGCTATTCCACACCAAATAATGCAGCGTTAGAAATTTTAGGAGAAGAAGTTTCAGGGGATGAACGCTTCTATCCACCTGCTGAGCTAACAGACCGACTTGAGGTCTACGATAATCTCGGCAAAAAGATGCTCGCGCATTATAATGAACTTTTCCTTGAATTTAAAATGCATAAAAAATGACACTTTGAAAACCGATTTCACCTGGGGGTGGGGTCGGTTTTTCTGTTTATCTAAAGAAATGATTTTCTTGAAGTAGCCAGCAAACCAGAATGTAAAAGAGGGACGTAAAATTATGTTATATTTTTCACAATCCAAAAGGAATTTTGCCAGCCATGAACGAAAGAGTAATGTATTAACTTATTAAGGAGGAAAAATACTTGTCCAACACTCTGAATCAATTTGAAATAACTTCAATTTATCACATTACCAATAGAGGGGTTAGAAAGGAGCCAATATTCCATAATATGATCGATAAGCATAGATTCATGATTATTCTTGCTGAAGCCCATAGTAAATATGATTTTAAACTCCATGCGTACTGCCTTATGAACAACCACTTTCACCTTCTCTTAGAAACCTCCAATTCTCCTTTAAGCAAAATCATGCAAACCATTCAACAAAGATATGCCATGTATTTTAACCATACCTACAAATCTCAGGGGCATGTATTTCAAGCAAGTTACTATTTCAGAATCGTTGATAGCTCAAATGATTTTTTAAATGTCAGTAAATATATCCATATAAATCCTGTTGTGGCAGGATTGGTTACAAACCCTCAGGATTATCAGTGGAGCAGCTATGCCACATTCTCCAATCACTCACCTCGCAATCATCCACTAATCGAAACGGATACTACCTATTCTTTTTATCCAAATAATTCAAAAGAATTATATAAAAAATTCATTGAAAAACAATCATAATGGTTGTCATAGACTAAAAATTGCTCATTCATTGAGCACTTTTTTTGTGGAAGAGCATATGAGCATTTCTGGTCCACCTTTATGCAGTCATAAAAAGTTCCCTATATTATGTGGAAGGTGGGTGAAAGGCAGGTGAAGTCCGGGGGAAAGCTGAGCTCTAGCCGAGCTATGAGGCACATATGGACCGGCTATACCGGGGTAAAGGTGGATGAAAGGTGGTTGAAGTCCAGAGGAAAGGACCTATCCCCGAGCTATGAGGCACCTATGGACCGGCTATACCGGGGTAAAGGAGGGTGAAAGGCGGTTGAAGTCCAGAGGGAAGCACCTATCCCCAAGCTATGAGGTACCTATGAACCAGCTATACCGGGGTAAAGGAGGGTGAAAGGCGGTTGAAGTCCAGAGGGAAGCACCTATCCCCGAGCTATGAGGCACCTATGGACCAGCTATACCGGGGTAAAGGCGGGTGATAGGTAGTTGAAGTCCATGACGAAGCTAAAATACGTAAAAAAACCCTCCCATTGATGGAGGGTTCAACATAGTTAGGGATATTATAACTGACTTCCAAAGAACTCTCGTGTCCGTTCTTCTTTAGGATTTTCAAATATTTGCTCAGGAGTGCCTTTTTCCAGGATGTTTCCTTCGTGCATAAAGAGGATTTGGTCAGCAACTTCGCGTGCAAAGCCCATTTCGTGAGTGACAATAACCATCGTCATTCCATCCTGGGCGAGTTCCTTCATGGTGGTCAATACTTCACCAACCAGCTCTGGATCCAGGGCAGAGGTTGGTTCATCGAATAGCATGATATCAGGTTTCATCGCCAGGGCACGGGCGATGGCTACACGTTGCTTTTGTCCACCGGATAGTTTATTTGGGTAAACATCTGACTTGTCATCAAGGCCAACCTTTTTTAATAGCTCTAATGCTTCTTGTTTAGCTGTATCTTTGGCTATTTTCTTTACCATAATAGGTGCTTCAATTATATTTTCCAGTACAGTCTTATGAGGAAAGAGGTTAAAGTGCTGAAAGACCATCCCGATTTTTTGGCGTACTTCATTAATATTATGGGTTGTTGTTTCGATTTGTTCACCTTCAATAATGATGGAGCCGCTATCCTTTTTTTCAAGATAATTTAAGCAGCGCAGCAATGTACTTTTACCAGATCCGCTTGAACCAAGTAAACAGACAACATCGCTTTCATAGACAGTCAAACTAATATCTTTTAATACATGCAGATCTCCAAAGGATTTATTCAGATTTTCGACTTTTATCATTTCTCGTAATTCATTCATTTTTGTTTCCCCCTCTTACTAATCGCTAATTGCCATTCTTTTTTCAAGTGCTCGAAGACCCAGTGTTAACACAGCAACCAATATTAGATAGTAGACAGCAACAATGAGTAAATAGGTCATCTCGTCAAAATTATTGGATCCGAGAGTGGTCGCCACATTAAACAGCTCATTCAATGAGATGAAAGCAGCGAGAGAAGAATCCTTTAGACCGATAATAAATTGGTTACCGAGTGGCGGGAGGGCTCTTCGTAAGGCTTGAGGGAAAATGATTCGGCGCATGGCGAGTCCGCGTGTCATACCAAGCGAGCGGCCAGCCTCCATTTGTCCTTTATCAATGGATTGAATTGTTCCCCGGAAAATCTCAGCAATATAGGCCCCGTTATGAAAGGCGAGAGCCAATGATGCTGCCCAGAAATCCGGTATAAGAAAGATGCCGCTGAACCCAAAATAAAGAATGAAAATTTGGACAATTAACGGGGTTCCGCGAACAAGATATATATAAGCATCAGAAATGTAACCGAGCAATTTAATTTTCGAGATTTTAAGTAAAGCTACAAATAGTCCTATTATAATTCCGATTATGATGGAGACGACAGTCAATTCAAGAGTTAACAGAAGTGCATCGAAGAATACCCCGCGGGTATCAACTAATGTTTGAAAAAAGTGTGATAAATCTTGCAATCGTAACAGCTCCCTTTCATTCTTTATTATCTGGTTTTTGAG
Coding sequences:
- a CDS encoding REP-associated tyrosine transposase — its product is MSNTLNQFEITSIYHITNRGVRKEPIFHNMIDKHRFMIILAEAHSKYDFKLHAYCLMNNHFHLLLETSNSPLSKIMQTIQQRYAMYFNHTYKSQGHVFQASYYFRIVDSSNDFLNVSKYIHINPVVAGLVTNPQDYQWSSYATFSNHSPRNHPLIETDTTYSFYPNNSKELYKKFIEKQS
- a CDS encoding amino acid ABC transporter ATP-binding protein, which codes for MNELREMIKVENLNKSFGDLHVLKDISLTVYESDVVCLLGSSGSGKSTLLRCLNYLEKKDSGSIIIEGEQIETTTHNINEVRQKIGMVFQHFNLFPHKTVLENIIEAPIMVKKIAKDTAKQEALELLKKVGLDDKSDVYPNKLSGGQKQRVAIARALAMKPDIMLFDEPTSALDPELVGEVLTTMKELAQDGMTMVIVTHEMGFAREVADQILFMHEGNILEKGTPEQIFENPKEERTREFFGSQL
- a CDS encoding amino acid ABC transporter permease, producing MQDLSHFFQTLVDTRGVFFDALLLTLELTVVSIIIGIIIGLFVALLKISKIKLLGYISDAYIYLVRGTPLIVQIFILYFGFSGIFLIPDFWAASLALAFHNGAYIAEIFRGTIQSIDKGQMEAGRSLGMTRGLAMRRIIFPQALRRALPPLGNQFIIGLKDSSLAAFISLNELFNVATTLGSNNFDEMTYLLIVAVYYLILVAVLTLGLRALEKRMAISD